TCTAAGACGGAATCAATTCAGCAGAATGTTACGGTCTTCAGTGTATTCATTGCGTTTGCATCAGCAGTGATCATCTCGCCTATATACGAAGAGATATTCTATCGCGGTTTTATCTATCGCTGGCTGCGAACCCGATTAGGCAGTGGTTGGGCAATGTTTTTGAGTGCGAGTCTCTTTACGATAGTCCATATTCCTACCTATAACGCGATGCCTGCGAATTTTCTTGGGGGGATCATATTTGCATGGGCGTATGAACGAACAAATTCTGTTTGGCCTGCAGTATGGGTACATGGCTTAACAAATGGACTATTTTTATTATTGACTCTGGTAATGTAACGGGAGAAAGAAAAAGAGTTACCTAATTCGTAAACAAGCACTTTGAGGCAATGACGACAAATGAGACGGGACTCATCACATGGCTAGTAGAGTTTAGGATTAGAAGAGATGAATTATAAGTGGGGCTGCCATTTGGTAGCCCTTTTTGCTCGGTTTTGAACTTGGATTAAAATGAGTAAGGCAGGATTTCCTTCATTAAAAAAAGCGTTTTATAATCACAAACTTTGTATTTTTATGGAAAAACCTAATATAACTGATAAATATATAAAAGGAGTATTAATTGAACCGGGAGACCAAGGATATTTAAAGGGTAAAAACGAACAAAATACTTTTATAGTTGATTTTTCTAACGATTTGAATTGCATTATAGGGGGGAGAGGTACAGGAAAAAGTACTATATTAAATATATTAGAAGTTATCTTCACATTAGAATCTCATTCCTATGATAATTTGAGATTTTTATGTAAAAATGAATATATTATAGTGAATTTTGTTTGTATAGAATATTTGTTGAAATTTATACCACAAGTAAAAAACATGGTAATTATGAGCGTGAGGATTTTTTTGAAGATAGAGCATTTAAAGAGGTAAACCATAATACAGGTCATTATGTTTTACAAACGCATTGGAATATTATTTATAGAATAGCTCTTTCGGTAAATTATATAGAATAGACTACCGGCGAGTACGAAACTATCTGGATGGATGCCCTTTATACATATGTACAAAATACGAGTTTTGTGAATATGTCTAAAGTAAAGAGGTCCTGAAATTACTAAATCACCAAATGGCTCTTTTTTTACTCCTCTTTGTTTTTTTTGAGTAAACGTCCATCCTTGGATTATAAGATTTCATTTTTTCGAATTTCATTCTTCATTCTCTTAGAACTATTATTACATACCAGACCGATTGGTAGCTCACTTCTGGTATTCTTATAGTAGACTTGAGCTATATCAATCTTCTTTCCTAGATCAGCATCTAACTTGAAGATTATCGATGGCAAACTCAACTCAATCATTTCATCAATCTGTTTCCATTTTGGTGCAACAGCAAGTCTTACCCCTTCTTCTATTATATTTCTTAGAATTTAAGGTGATACCTTTATTTACCAATTTATTAGATGATTTTTTAGAAATGCAAAAATAACCTCTTAAGGGCAAGACCCAAAGAGGTTAAATAAATTTGTTGTCTGTTTTTATTGAGTGTCTTCGTCACCTTC
The window above is part of the Paenibacillus lutimineralis genome. Proteins encoded here:
- a CDS encoding AAA family ATPase, whose translation is MSKAGFPSLKKAFYNHKLCIFMEKPNITDKYIKGVLIEPGDQGYLKGKNEQNTFIVDFSNDLNCIIGGRGTGKSTILNILEVIFTLESHSYDNLRFLCKNEYIIVNFVCIEYLLKFIPQVKNMVIMSVRIFLKIEHLKR